CGATGGCCAAGGAGAACCGCGCCTTCCAGGGCCGCGCGGTGCGGCACCTGGTGCGGGAGCACGGCATCCGCCAGTTCCTCGACCTCGGGACGGGCATCCCCACCTCCCCCAACACCCACGACATCGCGCAGGCCATCGCCCCCGAGGCCCGGGTCGTCTACGTGGACAACGACCCGATCGTGCTGGCCCACGCCCGGGCGCTGATGATCGGCGACCCGTCGGGCCGCACCAGCTACATCCACGCCGACCTGGGCCGGGCCGAGGAGCTCCTGGCGGACCCGGCGCTGACCTCCACGCTGGACCTCGAGCAGCCGGTCGGCCTGCTGCTGATCGCCGTCCTGATGCTGATCGCCGACGAGGACGACCCCTGGAGCAAGGTCGCCGCCCTGCGCGACGCCCTCCCCTCCGGCAGCTGCATCGCGCTGACCCACCCGACCCAGGACTTCGACCCCGAGGCGGTCCGGCAGGTCGAGGAGTCCGCCCGGCAGGGCGGCATGACCCTCGTCCCGCGGACCCGCGAGGAGGTGGCCCGGTTCTTCGACGGCTGGGAGCTGCTGGAGCCCGGGGTCTCGCCCGTGATGGCCTGGCTCCCCGACGGCGAGCTGACCGCCGACCCGGAGACCGCCTACTACTGGTCCGGCGTCGCCCGCAAGAAGTAGCCGCCGCCCGCCGCACCCCGCCGGCGCGCACGGGGTGCGGCGGCCCGCGACCGGCGGCCGCTACTTCAGCAGCCTGGACATCCTGCGGTCGGCGAGCGGCTTGCCGCCGGTCTGACAGGTCGGGCAGTACTGCAGCGCCGAATCGCTGAACGACACCTCGCGGATGGTGTCGCCGCACACCGGGCAGGGCTGCCCGGTGCGCCCGTGCACCCGCAGTCCGCTCTTCTTCTCCGCCTTGAGCAGCCCGGCGGCCAGCCCCCGCGAGCGCTCCACCGCCTCCCGCAGGGTGCTGCCGAGCGCCTCGTACAGGCGGGCCGTCTCCTCCTCGTCGAGGCTCGCCGCCAGCTTGTACGGCGACATCCGGGCCGCGTGCAGCACCTCGTCCGAGTACGCGTTGCCCACCCCCGCCAGCACACCCTGGTCACGCAGGACGCCCTTCAGCCGGCGCCGCTCGCCGCTCAGCAGGCGGGCGAAGACCTCCGGGGTGAAGGACGGGTCCAGCGGGTCGGGGCCCAGCCGGGCGATGCCGGGCACCTCGGCGGGGTCGTGCACGCAGTACACCGCGAGGCGCTTCTGGGTGCCGGCCTCGGTGAGGTCGAAACCGGCCCCGGCCGGCTCGGCCAGCAGGACGCGCAGGGCCAGCGGCCCCTTGCCGGGGTGCGGCGGCTCGGGCGGGAGGTTCTCGCGCCAGCGCAGCCAGCCGGCCCGCGCCAGGTGGACGACCAGGTGCAGTCCGCCCCCCGTGACGTCGAGGAACTTGCCGTGCCTGGTCACCGCGTCGACGGTGCGGCCCTCCAGGTCGGAGAGCGGCGGCGCGTACGTCTTCAGCGCACTCACCGCGACGGGGTGGACCTTAGCCATGGTGTGCCCGACCAGGTGCTCACCCAGGAAGGCGCTGAGGGCCTCGACCTCCGGCAGTTCCGGCATGGGGAAAGTCTCCCGCAGCCGCCCCGCCGCCGCAGCCCGCCGGCCGCCCACCGGGCCCGCGGCGGCGCCGTGCGGCTCTTCACAGGGCCATCGTGAGGCTCTTCACAGGGCCGAACAGCGCCGCCGTCCGTGGACACACCTGTGGCAGACTCGGACAAATGGACAGCAAGCAGGCCACCAGGACGCTCCGCGCGGCGATTTTCGCCGCGCTGGTCGTGCTGCTCGCCGCGCTCGGCCAGGTGCTGGTCACCGGCCGGCCGCTGCCCGTCGCGGTGCTGGCCCTCGCGGGCGGCGCCGTCTTCGCCCTCGCCCTGGCCCTGGCGGGCCGCGGGCGCGGGTTCGTCCGGATCGCGGCCGTGTTCCTGCCGCTGCAGCTGGCCCTGTCCGCCCTCTTCGACCTCGCGCAGACGACCTGCGGCCCGGGCTCCGGCACCGGACCGCACGTCTTCGAGCCGCTGGTCTGCCGCGGCGGTTCGGTCGGCGCCTTCCTGGTCGGGAACAGCAGCCTGGCCGGGAACAGCGGGCTCGCCGGTGACGGCGGCCTGCTGGGCCACGGCGCCGCGTCGGCCGGCGTGCCGACCGCCGCCGGCGGGGTCCTGCTCCTGCTGGTGCACACCCTGATCGCGCTGTTCGCCGCGTTCTGGCTGCGGCGCGCCGACGCCGCCCTGACCGGCCTTGCCGAGGCGCTGCGCACCCTGCGCGACTTCCTGCACAGCCGGGCGACGGCCGCCGTCCGACGGCTGCTGCGGCTGCTCACCGCACCGGTCCCGGCCCGCCCGGTGGTCCGGGTGCCCCTCCCGCCGTCCAGCCGGGAGCACCTCCCGGTCGAGGACGTCCTGCTCGGCCCGGCCGTCCGGCGAGGTCCGCCGGTGCTCGCGCCGGCCTGCTGAGAACACCTCCGCTCTCAGCGGTCGCCCCGCCGCGCCAGGCCTCCCGCTCCCCGCGGGCCGCCGGCGCCAGCCGACCTCCGATCGAGCACAGGACGACCTCCCCATGAGCAAGAACAGCACCAACGGCACCCCCGACGACAACGGCACCGGCAGCCGCAAGCCCGGCGGCCGGGCCGCCACCGAGCGGCTGCACGCGGAGCGCCGGCGGGCCGAGCGGTCCGCGAAGATCCGCCGCCGCACCGTGGTCGGCGCCGCCTCGGCGGCCGTCCTGGCCCTGGCCGCGGGCGTCGCGTTCGCCGTCGGCGGCTCCGGCGGCGGGGCGCAGAGCGGACCGCTGGTGGTCCCCGCGAACGCGAGCGGCCCCGACGGCACCGTGGTGACGTACGGCAAGGCCGACGCCGCGCACACCCTGGAGGTCTACGAGGACTTCCGCTGCCCGTACTGCGAGCAGCTGGAGACCACCGACGGGCCGGCCATGCAAGCACTCGCCGACAACGGCACGTACAAGATCGAGTACCACCTGGCCACCTTCCTCGACAAGGGCCTCGGCGGCAAGGGCTCACGCACCGCGCTCGCCGCCGCCGGCGCGGCGCTGAACGAGGGCGTGGACAAGTTCAAGCAGTTCCACGACATGCTCTACGCCAACCAGCCCGACGAGCGCGACGACGCCTTCGCCGACACCAACCACCTGCTGGACCTGGCCGGGAAGGTGCCGGGCCTGAAGACCGACGCCTTCGTCAAGGCCGTCCAGGAGGGCACCTACGCCCCTTGGGCCGCCGAGGTCTCCAAGGCCTTCGACAACAGCGGCGTCACCGGCACCCCGACGGTGAACCTGGACGGCAAGAAGCTGGAGGTCTTCGGCAACGGCGCCGCGGTCACCCCGGACCAGTTCACCGCGATGGTCAAGCAGGCCGTCGGATGACCCCCGCCGGCCCGGAGAGCACCGGCACCACCGTGGCGGGCGGCGGACCGATCGGCGCGAGCCGGGCCTTCGCCTGGCTGCTGGTGGTCACCGGCGCGCTCGGCCTGACCGCGTCGGTCGTCCTGACCATCGACAAGATCCGCCTGTTGCAGGACCCCTCGTACGTCCCCAACTGCAACATCAACCCGATCATCAGCTGCGGCTCGGTGATGGGCAGCGACCAGGCGGAGGCCTTCGGCTTCCCCAACTCGCTGATCGGCCTGATCGGGTTCTCGGTGGTGGTCGCGATCGGCGTCGGGCTGCTCGCCGGGGCCCGCTACCGGCGGTGGTTCTGGCTCGGCCTCCAGGCCGGCACCGTGTTCGGGGTCGGCTTCGTGACCTGGCTGATGATCCAGACGCTCTACCGGATCGGGGCACTCTGCCCGTACTGCATGCTGGTCTGGGCGGCGATGATCCCGCTGTTCTGGTACACCACCCTGCACAGCCTGCGCAGCGGCGTGATCCCGGTGTCCGCACGGCTGCGCCCGGCCGTCCGGGAGGCCCTGCGCTACCACTGGGTGGTGCCCGCGCTCTGGTACGCGGTGATCGCCCTGCTGATCCTCAGCCGGTTCTGGTACTACTGGCGCACCCTGATCTGAGCGCCGTGCCCCCGCACCCTGCGGGAGCGATGTCGTCGACGGCCGGCCCGGGAGTCCTGCTCCCGGGCCGGCCGCGGCGTTTCCCGGCCCGGCCGACGGGAACGGCCCCGGACCCCCGGACCGGCCGCGGCGTTTCCCTGCCCGGCCGACGGGAAGGGCCCCGGACCCCCGGACCCCCGGACCGGCCGGGGCGCCGACCAGTAGGGTGGCCCCATGTCCCGTGCCCGCCGAGTCCCCCGGATGAGCGAGGAGCAGATCGCGGCCCTCGCGGACGCGGCCCTCGCCGACCTCGCCGCACGGCTGGCGCAGCGGGCCTTCCGGCCGCTGCCGCCCGCGACCGGTCCTGACGTGCCGCCGGCTCCCGACGAGGGGCCGGACCCCCAGGGCGACGCCCTGGCCAGGCTGCACACCCTGGTGCATCTGCGGCGGGCGGCGGAACGGCTGACCGACCAGGTCGCCCGGGACGCGGTCGAGGCCGGCGCCGGGTACCCCCAGCTCGGGGAGGCCCTGGAGATGAGCCGCCAGGGCGCCCGGAAGCGCTGGCCCGGCCTGGTGCCCGCCGCCCCGAGCCGTCCCCCGACCGAGCGGAGCCCCCGATGACCGTCCCCGGCCCGATCCGTTCGCTCGGCGTTCTCCTGGTGGAGGACGACGCCGCCGACGCGATGCTGATCGAGGAGGCCCTGCTCGACCGCGGCTCCGCCCGGACGATCACCCGCGCCGTGGACGGCGTGGCGGCCCTGGAGTACCTGCGCGACAGCCTGCGCCGACTGCCCGACCTGATCATCCTCGACCTCAACATGCCGCGCCTGAACGGCCGTGAGCTGCTCCACGTCCTGAAGAACGACCCGGAACTCCAGCAGATCCCCGTCGTGGTGCTCACCACGTCCGCGGCTCCCGAGGACATCACCAGCTCGTACCGGCACCACGCGAACGCCTATGTCACGAAGCCGGTCAACCTCGACGACTTCATCCGCGCCGCCCGGAGCATCGACGCCTTCTACCTCGACACGGTCGCCCTGCCGCCGCACGAGGGGCGCTGACGCCCGACCGCCCCGGCGGCGGCGCCGTCAGTCGAGCCGGGCGGCCAGCAGCGCTATGTCGTCCTGCTTGCCCTCGGCGAACAGGTCGAGCAGACGGTCGCAGAGCCGGCCGAGCTCCTGCGGGCCCTCGGTGATCCGCCGTCGCAGGGTCTCCAGGCCCCGGTCGAGGTGCTCGCCGGGGACCTCGACCAGGCCGTCGGTGAACAGCAGCAGCGTGGCCCCGACCGGCGTCGGGTGACGGACCGCCGGCGCGTGGGCGGTGCCGAGTCCGAGGATGACGCCGTGTTCGGTGAGGTAGCGGGTCGATCCGTCCGGGTCGCGTAGCACCGGCGGAACGTGGCCCGCGTTGGCGATCCGCACGCTCCGCCGGCCCGGGTCGACCAGGACCAGGCAGGCGGTCACGGTGACCCCGGGGTGGAACTGGGCCAGGAAGGCGTCCAGGCGGTCGAGGACGACGTGCGGCTCGTGCCCCTCGATGGCGTAGGCCCGCAGGGCCTGCCGGAGTTCACCCATCACCACCACCGCGGCGAGCGAGTGCCCGGCGACGTCGCCGATGGCCAGCAGCAGTCCGGCGGGCGTCTCGACCGCCTCGTAGAAGTCGCCGCCGATCTCCGTCCTGGAGCCGGCCGGGACGTACCGGACGGTCAGTTCGACCCCGGGGGGCGAGGGCAGCCGGCTCGGCAGGAAGGTGCGCTGCAGCGCGAGCGCGAGGCCCTGCTCCTCCCGCAGGCTGCGCTGGGCCTCCAGCGCCAGCGCGCAGGTCCGGGCGAGCTGGGCGAACAGGTCACGGTCGCCGTCGCCGAGCGCCCGGGCGGGCACCGCCAGGGCCACCGGTGGACGGCCGGGGGAGGTCCGGGCCAGGATCACCGCCACCTCGCCCTCACCCTCGAACGCCTGGCAGTCGGTGAGGCCGCCCCACTGCTCGGCGGTCAGCACCGCCGTCCGCGTCCCCGTCCCCTCCTGCGGGGCGGAGGCGTCCACCAGCACCCCCAGCACGGCCGCCGCCCCGCCGAACCGCTGCGGGTCGGCGCCGGGTCCGCCGGCGGCGGCGCCCACCGCCCGCCCGTCGAGGTCCAGTGCCAGGACGGCGGCCGGCGCGGACATCAGGGTGGCCGCGCCGGCCGCCGCCAGGGCCGCGAAGGAGCGGCCGTCGCGCGCGCCGTACACGTCGAGGGTGACCTGGTTGAGGACGGCGATCCGGCCGGCCAGCCGCTCGGCCCGGCGGCGGGCCCGGGCGTAGCGCAGGGCGGCGGTGACGGTGGCCAGGAACTCGGTGGGGGCGATCGGCTCGGTGAGGTAGGCGTCGGCGCCGCGGTAGAGGCCCTGGGCGCGGTCGTTGACCTCGATCGCGGTCGCCGAGACGTGGATGACCGGCAGGTGGGCGGTGAGCGGGTCGGCCTTGATGCTCTCGCAGACCTGGAAGCCGCTCATGTCGGGCAGGTTGACGTCGACGACGGCGAGTTCGGGCCGGTCCGGACCGGTCGTGGCGGCGAGCAGCGCCAGCCCCTGGGCGCCGTCCGCCGCCTCGGACACCCGGTGGCCGTCCCGGCGCAGCCAACTGGCCAGGATGTAGCGGCTGGTGTCGTCGTCGTCGACCACCAGGACGGTGGCGGCCGCGCTGTCGGGGTTGGCCTGCTCGGTCATGGCGCGGTTCCCTCTCGGTGCGGGCCCGGCGCAGCCGCGGGGGCGCCGGCCGGGGAGTCCGGCTCCGCGCCGGTGGCGGCGCCGGCGAGGGCCGCGGCGAGCTCCCGCAGGGCCAGCGCCCGGGTCAGCCGCGCCGCGTCGAGGCCGGTCTTCTCGACCACCGCCCGGGCGTGGACGAGACGTTCGTGGTCCAGGTCCGCGCTCCGGGCCGAGGTGAGGATCAGGGCGGGGATGTCCCGCAGCACCGGGTCGGCGGCGAGCTCCGCCAACAGCTGGTAGCCGTCGGGGGCGGGCATGTGGATGTCGAGCAGCACGGCGTCGGGGCGTTCGCGCCGGACGGCGGCCAGCGCGTCCGCGCTCCGGGGGACCTCGACCACCCGCTCGGCGATCTCGCCGAGGACCGGGCGGGCCCCGATGCGGAAGGCCGGGTCGTCGTCGACGGTCACCAGGACGGCCAGCTTGGCGGGCGCGGCCGCGGGCGGGCGGCGGACGGCGGGCGGCACGGCGGGCAGCCGCAGGGTCACGGTGGTACCCCGGCCCGGTGTACTCACCAGGGTGATCCCCCCGCCGAGCAGTTCGGCCACCCGGCGGGCGTAGGGCAGGCCGAGCCCGGTGCCGGAGCGGCCCCGCTGGTGCGGGCCGCGCACCTGGTAGAACTCCTCGAAGATCCGCTCCTGCTCCTCCGCCGGGATGCCGACGCCGGTGTCGGTGACGGTCAGCACGACCAGCTCGGATCCGTCGGGGGCCCGGTCGGTGGCGGCGTCCAGCCGGACCTCGCCCTGTTCGGTGAACTTCAGGGCGTTGGAGAGCAGGTTGCGCAGGATCCGGGTCAGCATGACCTCGTCGCCGATCAGCTCCGGCGGCCGGAGCGGATCGGGGATGACCAGGGTGACGCCGGGGTGCTGGACGAGGCCGCGCATGGTGCCGCGGAGCTGCCCCAGCAGGATCCGCAGGTCGACGGAGCTCCAGTGCGGCTCCAGCCGGCCGGACTCGGCCTTGGCCACGTCGAGGAGTTCGTCCACCAGCGCGAGCAGTGTGCTCCCGGAGGCGCCGATCAGGGCCAGCTGGTGCCTGCGCTCCTCGGCCGGCTGGTCCTCGTCGGCGTCCAGCAGCAGTCGGGCCAGCCCGATCACCGAGTTGGCAGGGCTGCGCAGTTCATGGCTGACGTTGGCCCAGAACCGGGTCCTGGCGTCGCCGGCCTCGTGCAACCGGCGTGACTTGTCGTCGAGTTCGGCATACAGCGCGACGACGCCGCGGTTGGTGTCCTCGAGTTCCTGCGACAGCTCCGAGTAGAGCGCCACCACTCCCTGGTTGGTGGTCTCCAACTCCTCGTTGAGCCTTTGGAGTTCCTCGCGCTGGGCGCGGGAGTCCTCCAGTGCGGCGATCAGGTCGCGGTTCTGCGCCCGGAGTTCCTCCATCGGGTTGGCCGCCGGCTGCGCGCTCAGCACCCGCAGGGTCCGCACGGCGAGCTCGGCCGGCGACGGCGAGCTGCCGGGCAGGGGCTGCTCGACCACCAGGCGGCCCGGCACGGCGGGCCGGCGGACCGCACCGGGCAGCAGCCGTCCGACCGCTTCGAGGGTCTCCTCGCCGGGCTCACGCCGCCGGTCCTCCCAGACGAGGGTGACCAGCAGGGCCGGCTCCTCGCCCGCGGCGAGGGTGAAGGAGGCGCTCAGGCCGCGGACGCCCAGCAGGTCGCGGCCGAGCTCGCTGAGGGCGGTCGCGAGCCGTACCTGGGCCTGGTTGTCCAGGCCCAGGGCCTGCGCGACGACCCGCCCGCTGCGCCGCAGCGCGAAGATCTCCTGCTCGGAGCCGACCGCGGTGGTCAGCAGCGGCAGGGCCGCCCGGGCTGTCACCAGCTTCCCTTGACGACGACGACCCCGGCGTCGTCGCGGCGCACTCCCGCCTCCCGCAGCAGGATGCCGGCCGTCACCAGCGGGATGTGCCGCAGCAGTCCGGGCATCGCGGAGAGCTGCCAGCGCTCGGTGAGCCCGTCGGAGTGCAGGACGACGGCGCCGCCCCGGGGCAGCGCCTGCTCGTGGGTGCGCAGGGTCGGCAGCTGGTGGCCGACGATCCCGGGCGAGGACAGCAGGGCGTGCCGCTTCTGCTCGTCGACGGCGAACCCGCTGACGTTGCCGACCCCGCAGAACAGCACCCGGCCGGCGGCGGGCTCGATCCGGGCCACGGCCGCGGCGCCGCCCCGGGTGCCGTTCAGGGCGCGGTGGAGCTGGGCGAGGACGTCGGCGGGCCGGTCGGCCTTGGAGCTCCGGAAGGCCGCGACGGCCTGCTGGGAGGCGACGGCGGCCAGCGGGCCGTGCCCGAGCCCGTCGAAGAACATCACCAGCAGCGGGCCGTCCGGGTCGGCCGCGGTGGCCGATCGGACCGCCCAGGCGTCCCCGCAGGACTCCTCGCCGCTGATCGGGCGGGTGAGACCGCCGACGAGCGTGGCGCCGGCCGGCACCCTCGGTACGGCGCCCGGCCCCCAGAAGCGGGCGGCCAGGACGGTGCCGGCCCCGGGGAGGGAGTGCACGTCGAAGGTGTCCGCGAGACGGGCGATCGCGCCCAGTCCGATGCCGAGGGTGCCCGCGGAGGAGGTGCCGTCGGTCATCGCGTACGGCACGTCGGGCATGCCCGGGCCGCTGTCCAGGGTGAGGAACTCCACCGCGGCGTCGTGCTCGGTCCGCAGCACCCGCAGCAGCAGCGAACCGTCGACGGCGTGCCGGCGCAGGTTGGTGGCGGCCTCCGTGACGGCCAGGCCCACCTCGGCGGCCCGCTGGTCGCCCAGCCCGATCCGGCGGGCCAGCGCGGTGGCGGCGCCGCGCGCCGCCGTCGGCAGCGACTCCGAGTCCCGGAACCACGCGATGTCCTGTGTCTTGAGCAGCATCGGGGGATTCACCTGGTCCACTTGACGACGGTGACGACGGTGCCGCGGCCGACCTCCGTGTCGATGGCGAACTCGTCGGTCAGCCGCCGGGCCCCGCTCAGGCCCAGGCCCATGCCGCCGCCGGAGGTCCAGCCGTCGGTCAGCGCCAGGTCCAGGTCGGGGATGCCCGGCCCGGTGTCCTGGAAGACCGCGCTGACCCCCCGTCGGCCGCCCTTGTCGACCAGGCCGACCCGCATGGTCCCGCCGTTGCCGTGGACGAGCGTGTTGCGGGCCAGCTCGCTGGCGGCCGTCACCAGTTTGGTCTGGTCGACCAGCGAGAGCTTGCACTGCTGGGCGAGCGTGCGGACCAGTTGCCGGGCCCGCACCACGTCGTCGTTCGAGGCGATCGGCAGGGTCTGCTGCTCGCCCTCCGGTCCGGCGTGGGCCGCGATCACGCGCGCCCCGCGCCGACGCCGCCGGACCGGCCGAGCATCGCCAGGCCGCGCTCCAGGCTGAGCGCGGTGCGGACTCCGCCGAGCGACAGTCCGAGCTCGACGAGGGTGATGGCCACCGCGGGCCGCATGCCGACCAGCACGGTCTCCGCGTCCAGGATCCGGGAGATGGCGGCCGTGGTGGCGAGCATCCGCCCGACGAAGGAGTCGACGATCTCCAGCGCGGTGATGTCGATCACCACCCCGTGTGCGCCGGTGTCCACGATCCGGGCGGCCAGGTCCTCCTGGAGGTCGAGGACGGACTGGTCCTCCAGATCGGTCTGGATGGAGACCAGCAGGACGTCGCCGATCCGCAGGACGGGGATACGTTCGCTCACCGGGCGCTCCGCACGGTGGCGGCGACCGCCTCGGTCGAGGTGCCGAGCCGGCGCAGGGCGTGCTTGAGGGCGTCGGCCAGCGTCGCCTTGGTCACGATGTCGCCGAACTGGATCCCCAGGGCGACGATGGTCTGGGCGATCTGCGGGCGGATGCCGGAGATGGTGCACTCGGCCCCCATCAGACGGGCCGCCACGACGGTCTTCAACAGGTGCTGGGCGACCTCGGTGTCGACCGCCGGAACGCCGGTGATGTCGATGATCGCCTGCTCGGAGCCGGTGTCGACCAGCGTCTGCAGCAGCTTCTCCATCACCACCTGGGTCCGGGCCGAGTCGAGCGTGCCGACGAGCGGCACCGCCACCACGCCGTCCCACAGCTTCACCACCGGGGTGGACAGCTCCAGCAGTTGCTCGGCCTGGGCGCCGATGATCTCCTCGCGGGTCTTCGAGTACGTCTCCACGGTGAACAGGCCGATCGCGTCGACCAGCCGGTTCAGCTCCAGGTAGGCCGCGATGTCCTGCTGCGAGGTGTCGGTGTCGGGGACCAGCAGCTCCTTCAGGGCGAAGACGGCGGTGGCCGTCTCGGTCGGGGTGAACCCCTGCCGGGCGCGGTTGCGGGACAGCTCGGTGAGCAGCGCCCGCACCTCCGACCAGCCCTCGGCCCGCCAGTCCGGCCCACCGGCCCGCAGGCCCTCGACCAACGCGCTGTACAGCTCCCGCAGCTCCCGGTCCAGCTCCAGCACGCTCAGTCGCCCGCGCAGCGTGTGGGAGACTCCCTCGATCCACCGGCCGACGAGGACGTCGCCCTGCTGCGAGAGCAGCTTCACCAGTCGCTCGGATTCCTGACGTTCCGCCACCAAAAACTCCCTCATCACAACGGCATCCGGCCGTCCAAACCAACGTTTTCGCGGGCCGTGACCGGCCCTCGTCATGCTACGGCCGAGTAGGTACGGACCACGAACGACCCCTCAGCGCCTGCCCCGCTCCCCGGGCCCACACACCCGCTCAGCCGGACTCCACCCGGATCATGGCGGGGGTCGGGCCCGGCTCCACCGGCCGTGCCCGGTCCGGGGCAGAGGTCCAGGCGAGGTGCAGGATCGCCAGGTCGTCCGCGTGCCGGCCCGCGTTCAGCCGCCGGACGGTGTCGACCAGGTGGTCGAGGAAGGCCGGGGTACCGGTGGGCGGCGCCGCCGCGATCAGCTCCAGCAGGCCCTCCGTACCGAGCCGCTCGGCGCCCGGGCCGCAGTGGCCCTCGGTGAGGCCGTCGGTGTAGAGGAGGAGGGCGCCGGCGGGCGGCAGCGACAGTTCGGTGGCGGGCCAGTGCCGGAGCCCGGGCGCGATGCCGAGTGCCACGCCGTGCGCGGCGGCCACCTCGGTCGTGCCGGGCGGCCGGCCGGCGCCCTCCGGGCGGGCGGGGGTGAGCAGCGGCTCGTGGTGCCCGGCCAGGTGCAGGGTCGCCGTGCGGCGGTCGGCGGCGACGGACACGATGCTGCAGGTGGCGAACATGTCGGTGCGGTCGCGTTCGGCGACCAGGATCTGCTCCAGCAGGTCCAGCAGCTCGGGGCCGCGGTGACCGGCCAGGACGAGCGCGCGCCAGCCGATCCGCAGGCAGACACCGAGCGCCGCCTCGTCCGGTCCGTGCCCGCTGACGTCGCCGATGACGGCGTGCACCGCGCCGTCCGCCGTCTCCACCACGTCGAGGAAGTCCCCGCCGAGCAGGGCGCGTTCGCGCCCGGGCAGATAGCGGGTGGTGACGGTGGCGGTTTCGCCGCGCAGCAGCGGGGTCGGCAGCAGGCCGCGTTCCAGCCGGGCGTTCTCCCGGGCCCTGATGCGGTCCTCGCGCAGTTCGGCGCCGGCCAGCTCGGCCTGTTTGCGGTTGACCGCGTAGCGCAGGGCGCGCTGCAGCAGCTGCTCGTCGACCTGCCCCTTGACCAGGTAGTCCTGGGCGCCGACCGCGACGGC
The sequence above is a segment of the Kitasatospora sp. NBC_00240 genome. Coding sequences within it:
- a CDS encoding SAM-dependent methyltransferase gives rise to the protein MTTSQAFAQQDDGDRSEVGDWERFGVDTSKPHSARIYDYWLGGKTNFAPDRAMGEAIEQAIPGIRTMAKENRAFQGRAVRHLVREHGIRQFLDLGTGIPTSPNTHDIAQAIAPEARVVYVDNDPIVLAHARALMIGDPSGRTSYIHADLGRAEELLADPALTSTLDLEQPVGLLLIAVLMLIADEDDPWSKVAALRDALPSGSCIALTHPTQDFDPEAVRQVEESARQGGMTLVPRTREEVARFFDGWELLEPGVSPVMAWLPDGELTADPETAYYWSGVARKK
- a CDS encoding STAS domain-containing protein — translated: MSERIPVLRIGDVLLVSIQTDLEDQSVLDLQEDLAARIVDTGAHGVVIDITALEIVDSFVGRMLATTAAISRILDAETVLVGMRPAVAITLVELGLSLGGVRTALSLERGLAMLGRSGGVGAGRA
- a CDS encoding vitamin K epoxide reductase family protein gives rise to the protein MTPAGPESTGTTVAGGGPIGASRAFAWLLVVTGALGLTASVVLTIDKIRLLQDPSYVPNCNINPIISCGSVMGSDQAEAFGFPNSLIGLIGFSVVVAIGVGLLAGARYRRWFWLGLQAGTVFGVGFVTWLMIQTLYRIGALCPYCMLVWAAMIPLFWYTTLHSLRSGVIPVSARLRPAVREALRYHWVVPALWYAVIALLILSRFWYYWRTLI
- a CDS encoding hybrid sensor histidine kinase/response regulator, whose product is MTARAALPLLTTAVGSEQEIFALRRSGRVVAQALGLDNQAQVRLATALSELGRDLLGVRGLSASFTLAAGEEPALLVTLVWEDRRREPGEETLEAVGRLLPGAVRRPAVPGRLVVEQPLPGSSPSPAELAVRTLRVLSAQPAANPMEELRAQNRDLIAALEDSRAQREELQRLNEELETTNQGVVALYSELSQELEDTNRGVVALYAELDDKSRRLHEAGDARTRFWANVSHELRSPANSVIGLARLLLDADEDQPAEERRHQLALIGASGSTLLALVDELLDVAKAESGRLEPHWSSVDLRILLGQLRGTMRGLVQHPGVTLVIPDPLRPPELIGDEVMLTRILRNLLSNALKFTEQGEVRLDAATDRAPDGSELVVLTVTDTGVGIPAEEQERIFEEFYQVRGPHQRGRSGTGLGLPYARRVAELLGGGITLVSTPGRGTTVTLRLPAVPPAVRRPPAAAPAKLAVLVTVDDDPAFRIGARPVLGEIAERVVEVPRSADALAAVRRERPDAVLLDIHMPAPDGYQLLAELAADPVLRDIPALILTSARSADLDHERLVHARAVVEKTGLDAARLTRALALRELAAALAGAATGAEPDSPAGAPAAAPGPHREGTAP
- a CDS encoding response regulator, with the translated sequence MTVPGPIRSLGVLLVEDDAADAMLIEEALLDRGSARTITRAVDGVAALEYLRDSLRRLPDLIILDLNMPRLNGRELLHVLKNDPELQQIPVVVLTTSAAPEDITSSYRHHANAYVTKPVNLDDFIRAARSIDAFYLDTVALPPHEGR
- a CDS encoding fused response regulator/phosphatase; protein product: MTEQANPDSAAATVLVVDDDDTSRYILASWLRRDGHRVSEAADGAQGLALLAATTGPDRPELAVVDVNLPDMSGFQVCESIKADPLTAHLPVIHVSATAIEVNDRAQGLYRGADAYLTEPIAPTEFLATVTAALRYARARRRAERLAGRIAVLNQVTLDVYGARDGRSFAALAAAGAATLMSAPAAVLALDLDGRAVGAAAGGPGADPQRFGGAAAVLGVLVDASAPQEGTGTRTAVLTAEQWGGLTDCQAFEGEGEVAVILARTSPGRPPVALAVPARALGDGDRDLFAQLARTCALALEAQRSLREEQGLALALQRTFLPSRLPSPPGVELTVRYVPAGSRTEIGGDFYEAVETPAGLLLAIGDVAGHSLAAVVVMGELRQALRAYAIEGHEPHVVLDRLDAFLAQFHPGVTVTACLVLVDPGRRSVRIANAGHVPPVLRDPDGSTRYLTEHGVILGLGTAHAPAVRHPTPVGATLLLFTDGLVEVPGEHLDRGLETLRRRITEGPQELGRLCDRLLDLFAEGKQDDIALLAARLD
- a CDS encoding ATP-binding SpoIIE family protein phosphatase; amino-acid sequence: MLLKTQDIAWFRDSESLPTAARGAATALARRIGLGDQRAAEVGLAVTEAATNLRRHAVDGSLLLRVLRTEHDAAVEFLTLDSGPGMPDVPYAMTDGTSSAGTLGIGLGAIARLADTFDVHSLPGAGTVLAARFWGPGAVPRVPAGATLVGGLTRPISGEESCGDAWAVRSATAADPDGPLLVMFFDGLGHGPLAAVASQQAVAAFRSSKADRPADVLAQLHRALNGTRGGAAAVARIEPAAGRVLFCGVGNVSGFAVDEQKRHALLSSPGIVGHQLPTLRTHEQALPRGGAVVLHSDGLTERWQLSAMPGLLRHIPLVTAGILLREAGVRRDDAGVVVVKGSW
- a CDS encoding thioredoxin domain-containing protein; the encoded protein is MSKNSTNGTPDDNGTGSRKPGGRAATERLHAERRRAERSAKIRRRTVVGAASAAVLALAAGVAFAVGGSGGGAQSGPLVVPANASGPDGTVVTYGKADAAHTLEVYEDFRCPYCEQLETTDGPAMQALADNGTYKIEYHLATFLDKGLGGKGSRTALAAAGAALNEGVDKFKQFHDMLYANQPDERDDAFADTNHLLDLAGKVPGLKTDAFVKAVQEGTYAPWAAEVSKAFDNSGVTGTPTVNLDGKKLEVFGNGAAVTPDQFTAMVKQAVG
- a CDS encoding DNA-formamidopyrimidine glycosylase family protein; the encoded protein is MPELPEVEALSAFLGEHLVGHTMAKVHPVAVSALKTYAPPLSDLEGRTVDAVTRHGKFLDVTGGGLHLVVHLARAGWLRWRENLPPEPPHPGKGPLALRVLLAEPAGAGFDLTEAGTQKRLAVYCVHDPAEVPGIARLGPDPLDPSFTPEVFARLLSGERRRLKGVLRDQGVLAGVGNAYSDEVLHAARMSPYKLAASLDEEETARLYEALGSTLREAVERSRGLAAGLLKAEKKSGLRVHGRTGQPCPVCGDTIREVSFSDSALQYCPTCQTGGKPLADRRMSRLLK
- a CDS encoding ATP-binding protein encodes the protein MAAHAGPEGEQQTLPIASNDDVVRARQLVRTLAQQCKLSLVDQTKLVTAASELARNTLVHGNGGTMRVGLVDKGGRRGVSAVFQDTGPGIPDLDLALTDGWTSGGGMGLGLSGARRLTDEFAIDTEVGRGTVVTVVKWTR